ACCCTCTTCCCCACTCAGCACTCAGCACTCAGCACTTTACACTCTTTAGGCGCTGCGATGCTGGTAAGAACGGATGGCTAGGAAACCGAAGACGATTGTAATAGCCAGACTCCAGGCGAGGGTGATAAGGATGTGCTGAGTGGCTGGAATTCCGCTAGAAAGACCTCGGAGGGCTTGGGCGGCGGCGGAGACGGGATTGAGTTGCACGAAGGGTTGCAGCCATTCGGGGAACCCTTCTAGGGGAACGTAGCCAATGCTGAGGAAGGTGAGGGGAAGCAGCCAGGGGTTCATGGAAATTTGGACGGATTCGGGGGCTGTCACTCTTACCGCAATTAACATAGCAATCCAAGCAAAGGAAATGGCGAACAGGGGGGCGAGTAGCAGAAAACCGAGGGTGGCGAGAATTCCGGCTTGAAAGCGAAAACCCAGGAAATGACCAACCAGTACGATCGCGATCGCCTGAATGAATAATCGCCCAAATCCACCCAAAATGCGACTAGCGATGACGGTAGAACGAGCAATCGGAAGGGTTCGCAAGCGCGTATCCATCCCTGTATCCAGGTCATTATACAGGGCAACGCCTAAACTAACGGTGCTGAACAATAGGCCCTGAAGGACGCTGAGGGGTACCAGAAATTGAGCATAGTCTGCATAGTTACCCCCCGGAACGACGACTCTAGAAAATC
The genomic region above belongs to Desertifilum tharense IPPAS B-1220 and contains:
- a CDS encoding ABC transporter permease, with the protein product MPNSPTQIHQIVATRREGGLGRSLHDVIVLTQRNLLLDRRNPAVILGATAFPIFLMVIFTAGFSRVVVPGGNYADYAQFLVPLSVLQGLLFSTVSLGVALYNDLDTGMDTRLRTLPIARSTVIASRILGGFGRLFIQAIAIVLVGHFLGFRFQAGILATLGFLLLAPLFAISFAWIAMLIAVRVTAPESVQISMNPWLLPLTFLSIGYVPLEGFPEWLQPFVQLNPVSAAAQALRGLSSGIPATQHILITLAWSLAITIVFGFLAIRSYQHRSA